A single genomic interval of Electrophorus electricus isolate fEleEle1 chromosome 2, fEleEle1.pri, whole genome shotgun sequence harbors:
- the LOC118242592 gene encoding uncharacterized protein LOC118242592 has translation MNLWASLRNLNLSNLDSLTKQLAGVLDLLLPFLVDEQALGLPPQFAQAVLGPVPELVQILSGMADQLTFHRLEGMVTALVKSLQGTPTWDSALSTLTMVRNVMAAMVQSIQAQTNFINSFSKLLTDVYTGIHPMNVSLIIDALPDVLQSTTETVLQAASSNVLNCSVVQKLWDSISQLAGLNSTVFAGWCNEYLHPFLYILSPFPAVTQNMTVNATVAEIVFSLEALYSASLNQSLAMQHISQTLMEGASVFSNLFSSVGSQTDWNGLLLQLQKQPSMSIVEKALKNLELQVPSGELSWRPYFLAVQRTMEYTLQNTYLDGNATASPQIVMQALDVALTAINISSENIRSFLSSDIFTEPNESSADMLIKEVVRKIIDLRLLGDWPVAYGLLEQSLYIENTSLILEAVSELVNWYSTSNNTGVYLAVDIMPRLYEMTNQ, from the exons ATGAACCTGTGGGCAAGCTTGAGAAACCTGAACCTTAGTAACCTTGACAGCCTTACCAAACAG CTTGCTGGGGTCCTGGATCTTCTGCTACCTTTCCTAGTAGATGAACAGGCTCTGGGTTTACCACCTCAGTTTGCCCAGGCCGTACTGGGGCCTGTCCCAGAGCTTGTCCAGATCCTCTCTGGGATGGCTGACCAACTCACCTTTCACAG GCTGGAAGGCATGGTCACTGCTCTTGTCAAAAGCCTGCAGGGCACGCCGACGTGGGACTCTGCACTGTCCACTCTAACCATGGTCAGAAATGTCATGGCAGCCATGGTCCAAAGCATACAGGCACAAACCA ATTTCATCAACAGTTTCTCAAAGCTTTTGACAGATGTTTACACTGGTATACACCCCATGAATGTGTCTCTCATCATTGATGCACTGCCAGATGTTTTACAGTCCACCACAGAAACTGTGCTACAG GCCGCAAGTAGCAATGTGCTGAATTGCAGTGTGGTGCAGAAGCTCTGGGACTCAATCAGCCAATTAGCTGGGCTCAACAGCACAGTCTTTGCTGGGTGGTGTAATGAGTATCTACACCCATTCCTCTACATCCTCTCACCATTCCCGGCAGTGACCCAGAATATGACG GTGAACGCCACTGTAGCAGAGATTGTATTCTCTCTGGAGGCTCTCTACTCGGCCAGTCTCAATCAGTCCCTTGCCATGCAACATATTTCACAAACCCTTATGGAGGGTGCCAGTGTGTTTTCCAACCTGTTCTCTTCAGTGGGTAGCCAGACTGACTGGAATGGTCTGCTCCTTCAGTTACAGAAGCAGCCAAG CATGTCTATTGTTGAAAAGGCCTTGAAGAATCTAGAACTGCAGGTACCATCAGGTGAACTGAGCTGGAGGCCGTATTTCCTGGCAGTGCAGAGGACCATGGAGTACACCTTGCAGAACACTTACCTTGATGGGAATGCGACAGCGAGCCCTCAGATCGTTATGCAGGCCTTGGATGTCGCTCTCACCGCCATAAACATCAGCAGTGAGAATATACGTAGTTTCCTGAGTAGCGATATCTTCACTGAACCTAATGAATCCTCAGCTGACATGCTCATAAAAGAGGTGGTCAGGAAAATCATTGACCTGAGACTGCTGGGAGATTGGCCTGTGGCTTATGGTCTGCTGGAACAATCGCTTTATATAGAGAATACAAGCCTCATCTTGGAGGCAGTCAGTGAACTCGTTAACTGGTACAGCACCAGTAACAACACTGGAGTGTATCTTGCCGTGGATATCATGCCCAGGTTGTATGAGATG ACAAATCAGTAG